The Synchiropus splendidus isolate RoL2022-P1 chromosome 1, RoL_Sspl_1.0, whole genome shotgun sequence genome includes a window with the following:
- the wnt3 gene encoding proto-oncogene Wnt-3 isoform X1, which yields MDLYLIGYLLCVWLSSSRVLGGYPIWWSLALGQQYSSLGSQPILCGSIPGLVPKQLRFCRNYIEIMPSVAEGVKLGIQECQHQFRGRRWNCTTIKDNLAIFGPVLDKATRESAFVHAIASAGVAFAVTRSCAEGTSTMCGCDSHHKGPPGEGWKWGGCSEDAEFGVLVSREFADARENRPDARSAMNRHNNEAGRTTILDHMHLRCKCHGLSGSCEVKTCWWAQPDFRILGDYLKDKYDSASEMVVEKHRESRGWVETLRVKYNFFKHPTERDLVYYEGSPNFCEPNPETGSFGTRDRVCNVSSHGIEGCDLLCCGRGHNTRTEKRKEKCHCVFHWCCYVSCQECVRVYDVHTCK from the exons ATGGATTTGTATCTGATTGGatatttgctgtgtgtgtggctgtccaGCTCTCGGGTGCTTGGAGGCTATCCCATCTGGTG GTCCCTGGCCCTTGGGCAGCAGTACTCATCTCTGGGTTCACAGCCCATCCTGTGTGGCTCCATCCCTGGACTGGTGCCCAAGCAGCTGAGATTCTGTCGAAACTACATTGAGATTATGCCAAGTGTTGCTGAGGGTGTCAAACTTGGGATCCAGGAATGCCAGCACCAGTTCAGGGGCCGGCGATGGAACTGTACCACAATCAAGGACAACCTGGCTATTTTTGGCCCTGTGCTGGATAAAG CCACCAGAGAGTCGGCATTTGTCCATGCAATAGCTTCGGCTGGCGTGGCCTTCGCAGTGACCAGGTCTTGTGCTGAGGGAACGTCCACCATGTGTGGCTGCGACTCCCACCACAAGGGCCCACCAGGCGAGGGATGGAAATGGGGCGGCTGCAGTGAGGACGCAGAGTTTGGGGTGCTGGTGTCCCGGGAGTTTGCGGATGCCAGGGAGAACCGCCCGGACGCCCGTTCTGCAATGAACCGACACAACAACGAAGCAGGACGCACG ACCATTCTGGACCACATGCACCTCCGCTGCAAATGTCACGGCCTGTCAGGGAGCTGCGAGGTGAAAACATGCTGGTGGGCCCAGCCAGACTTTCGCATACTTGGTGACTACCTGAAGGACAAGTACGACAGCGCGTCTGAAATGGTGGTGGAGAAGCATCGTGAGTCCCGTGGCTGGGTGGAGACGCTGCGAGTCAAGTACAACTTCTTCAAGCACCCAACAGAGCGAGACCTCGTCTATTACGAGGGCTCACCCAACTTTTGTGAGCCCAACCCAGAGACGGGCTCATTTGGGACCCGCGACCGCGTCTGCAACGTGTCGTCTCACGGCATCGAGGGCTGCGACCTGCTGTGCTGCGGCCGGGGCCACAATACTCGGACTGAGAAACGCAAGGAGAAGTGCCACTGCGTCTTTCACTGGTGCTGCTACGTCAGCTGTcaggagtgtgtgcgtgtgtacgaTGTCCACACATGCAAGTGA
- the wnt3 gene encoding proto-oncogene Wnt-3 isoform X2: protein MKRRSLALGQQYSSLGSQPILCGSIPGLVPKQLRFCRNYIEIMPSVAEGVKLGIQECQHQFRGRRWNCTTIKDNLAIFGPVLDKATRESAFVHAIASAGVAFAVTRSCAEGTSTMCGCDSHHKGPPGEGWKWGGCSEDAEFGVLVSREFADARENRPDARSAMNRHNNEAGRTTILDHMHLRCKCHGLSGSCEVKTCWWAQPDFRILGDYLKDKYDSASEMVVEKHRESRGWVETLRVKYNFFKHPTERDLVYYEGSPNFCEPNPETGSFGTRDRVCNVSSHGIEGCDLLCCGRGHNTRTEKRKEKCHCVFHWCCYVSCQECVRVYDVHTCK from the exons ATGAAGCGCAG GTCCCTGGCCCTTGGGCAGCAGTACTCATCTCTGGGTTCACAGCCCATCCTGTGTGGCTCCATCCCTGGACTGGTGCCCAAGCAGCTGAGATTCTGTCGAAACTACATTGAGATTATGCCAAGTGTTGCTGAGGGTGTCAAACTTGGGATCCAGGAATGCCAGCACCAGTTCAGGGGCCGGCGATGGAACTGTACCACAATCAAGGACAACCTGGCTATTTTTGGCCCTGTGCTGGATAAAG CCACCAGAGAGTCGGCATTTGTCCATGCAATAGCTTCGGCTGGCGTGGCCTTCGCAGTGACCAGGTCTTGTGCTGAGGGAACGTCCACCATGTGTGGCTGCGACTCCCACCACAAGGGCCCACCAGGCGAGGGATGGAAATGGGGCGGCTGCAGTGAGGACGCAGAGTTTGGGGTGCTGGTGTCCCGGGAGTTTGCGGATGCCAGGGAGAACCGCCCGGACGCCCGTTCTGCAATGAACCGACACAACAACGAAGCAGGACGCACG ACCATTCTGGACCACATGCACCTCCGCTGCAAATGTCACGGCCTGTCAGGGAGCTGCGAGGTGAAAACATGCTGGTGGGCCCAGCCAGACTTTCGCATACTTGGTGACTACCTGAAGGACAAGTACGACAGCGCGTCTGAAATGGTGGTGGAGAAGCATCGTGAGTCCCGTGGCTGGGTGGAGACGCTGCGAGTCAAGTACAACTTCTTCAAGCACCCAACAGAGCGAGACCTCGTCTATTACGAGGGCTCACCCAACTTTTGTGAGCCCAACCCAGAGACGGGCTCATTTGGGACCCGCGACCGCGTCTGCAACGTGTCGTCTCACGGCATCGAGGGCTGCGACCTGCTGTGCTGCGGCCGGGGCCACAATACTCGGACTGAGAAACGCAAGGAGAAGTGCCACTGCGTCTTTCACTGGTGCTGCTACGTCAGCTGTcaggagtgtgtgcgtgtgtacgaTGTCCACACATGCAAGTGA